Genomic segment of Miscanthus floridulus cultivar M001 unplaced genomic scaffold, ASM1932011v1 fs_12_1_2, whole genome shotgun sequence:
GCTTTAGAGGAAGGTGTTCATCTTTATGCCTCGAAGACCCAGGAGACGAGCGTGCGTAGGATAACCTGGGCCTTCCTAATCCAGTAATCCTTCTCGCGCGGCATTCTTCGCATCCGATTCCTTTACCATCGCTCCAGACGGCATTCCTTGTGGAAGACGCTTCGGCGCCGCCGTCGCATTCACGGGCGCATCTCCATGCCGTTCCCGAAGCATGTTTTCCCTTGCGTCCCAAGCTGTCGTGTCGGCGGTGTCGCCACCTCGGTAGCCAGTTACCGCTTACCTTACGCGGCTTTCCTTCCACTTCTACTCTCCTGTTTTTACTTCTTGCCATCCGCcggctagctgctgctgctgctgcgcggaACGGGATTTCCGGGTCGGATGAGATGAGGAGGCGCTGCGGCTGGCTCTCGTCTCTGTTCCGCCCTCGCCGGGCCGGCCGCGCGCTCCCGCAACCAGATCCACAGGGTCCCGATTCCGAGCCCAAGGTATAGCGACGGTCGCTGCATTCCTTTCTTGCTGTGGATGTTTGTTTGATTGTTTCGGTAGGCCTTGCAATATATAGGATTGTTTGGTGGTTTCATTAGCATAGCCAACAGCTGTTGATTTGATTTCCCACTGAACAAAGATTAATTCAAGGTGCGTATGCTGCAATCGGTTGTACATATTTTGCCTTTGCTCGCTGTTTATTTTAGGGAAACTACGGCAACCATTGAGGATTTGAGGTTGCCTGTTTGCTTTTTTGGAGTACATCTCACTCAGCTGATCTTGTCTCTATCAATACTGGTGAAGCCTCCTAGATCCAAATGCAACCCATTGGGTTTGGGAGATTCTGAGACATGTTGGGCACTCCAGTACGGTAGATCATGCAGAACTTTTGAGAAGATCATACAGAACTTTTTCATATGTTTTCTgggtgaaatttaggaatttggctactgtagcactttcgtttttatttggcaattagtattcaatcatagactaattaggctcaaaacgttcgtctcgcgatttccaatcaaactgtacaattaatttttttttcgtctatatttaatgttccatacacgtatcgtaagattcgatgtgatggctactgtagcattttttgggaaaactttttagaACTTAGAGCcagtttagattccaaaaaattttgcgcagtacccgtcacatcgaattttgcggcacatgcatggagtactaaatgtagacgaaaaaaaactaattacatagttgggtgagaaatcgcgagacgaaacttttgaacctaattagttcataattaaacactaattactaaatacaaacgaagtgctacagtagccaaaatcgaaaaaaatttggatctaaacggggcctaatgcTGAAGCATGTGCCAGCTGTGTCAGGCTGTCAGCTTTTTACTTCAAATATCACAGCTATCCTCCCCGACCAGAAAGGCCTGCTATGTGATGCAGATGCTGTCAACGGCTTAGACCTATCTTCTCATTTAATGATGGCCTCTTTGATGTTAGCACAAAATCCAAGATGGACTGAACCACTGTCTGCAAACAACAGGCATGCTTGCAACCATGTTGCATCATAATTACGTCCTTTCCCTTTTTACTGTATTACCACGAGATAGAAAAaccatgaaaataaaaatgattttTAAGACAGGAAAAAAAGATTTTTAATCAAATATTTGTGCAAAGTAAACTGCACAAAGACAATGTGGCTTGTTAGGATATAGTATTCTCCATTTTTCTGTTTTCTGCTAGAAGCTTTGAAACTTTTTGAGCAAATGTGGTTTCCCGAGATCAACTTTTGTATATAACTTAATATATTATGGATATTAGATTATTTGCCAACCATGGCCTCCTAGGTTATGCCCTCTGTCATGATGCTAGGCACATTAACATTTTGTTTCCTGTGCAATGTTGAACAGGCAGTAGATAAGCTCAGTGCTTCTGACAAAGTTGTCATGGAGAATATCCTGTCAAACAGTGATTTTTCTGAGGGTCTACATTTGTGGCAACCAAATAGTTGCCATGCATTTGTAGCCGTTGAAGGATCAGGTTACCATTATGGTGTAAGGCCACATTCAGGGTCAACCTATGCTGTTCTTACTCATCGCACACAGAGTTGGCAGGGGCTTGAGCAGGACATAACAGAAAAGGTCACCCTTGGTACTGAGTACTTTGTTGCTGCATATGTCAGAGTTCATGGGGAAGTTCATGAGCCCATTGGAGTTCAGGTCACTCTCAAACTTGAGGAGGAGGGGTCTTCTACCAACTATCTTTCTATTGCAAGGTATTTCGACCATAAGCCACCATTCAGTGTGTCGTATAATATATCATCAGCACTGTTTTATCATTAAGCAGTTTTAACTAGGATTTTGGCCTCACAAGAACGCTGGGAAAAGATGGAAGGTTCATTTAATCTAACAACTCTACCAAGACGTTTAGTGTTCTACCTTGAAGGTCCCCCTCCTGGTGTGGACTTGCTCATAGATTCAGTCACCATCTCCTACAAGGTATTGCAATGGATCTCTTGCTTGCTTGTGCATCTACAATTGCTCGATGGCCCTGGAAAAGGAAGGATTATTGTCTGCTGAAACTATTTCTGAGAACATGTCATATTTATTTGATCTCCAGAACATGTGCAAGAACTATTGTTAACATTGAAGACAGCTTGCATTTTAGTTTTTGTTAAACATGTCCCTGACTTAGATACTAATTTGGTCTACTAGATTCTCTGCCTTATAGTTTTATTAACTATAGATTTTCTTCAGAAAACAGAGGGGTCAGCTTCATCAATTCGTGGAACAGAGAACATCATTTtaaattatgatttttcaaaaggCCTTCATCCTTGGAATCCCATCTGCTGCCATGCATATGTGGCATCACAATGGTCTGGTTTCCTTGATGGTATTAGAGGGAACTCAGGAGAGAACTATGCTGTTGTTTCAAAGAGAACAGAACACTGGCAGGGTCTTGAACAAGATATTACGAATCAAGTGTCTACAGGCACTGCTTATGTAGTTTCTGCTTTCGTTAGAGTTGATGGGAATGTCCAAGGCCAGGTTGAAGTCAAAGGAACCCTTAGGTTGCAAAATGCAGATGGATCAACGCATTATAACCCTGTTGGAAGGTATTGTACTTAAAATTGTTCAATAGTCAAATTCTTTTGACACTATCCTTGATTGATGATCGAATTTGATGTAACAGTGTGGTTGCCTCAAAAGAAAAGTGGAACAAATTGGAAGGCTCCTTTTCTTTGACAAACATGCCAAAAAATGTTGTATTTTACCTGGAGGGACCTCCTGCTGGTGTGGATCTTGTCATTGATTCTGTCACTATTACTTGCTCCAGACATAAACAGTCAAAAGTGAGTTCTTATGTGCTTTTGTAATATTTTCTTGAACGAAATGTTTGATTTACCTTTTTTTTAATCAATATCTTGTTATGCCCTTTTATATTTTTTCAGAAGTCTAATGAAAAAAATAATCAGAACTTAACCTAATTTATGTTTGATCTTTCATGGAGTGATGAAATTCTTTGTAATAGATTGTAAGCTCTATTTTCATTTAGTTCTAATGAAATCGGCAATGAGGAATGCAGTGCACAAGATTTTACTGTCAACTTTCTGTTGTATTGATCTCCATGTGCTTCATATTTAACTTTGTGCATAACATATATACCCTTGGTTCTGGGGTCTCCATTCATTGTCTTCATGAAAAAAAAAATGCATGAACTCTTACAGCCTCGGGTTTGCTGATTAATGATTCCTTTTGAATTGAAGGAAGTAAAAGTACCAAGTGGAGCCGAGACTATAATTAAAAATCCTCACTTCGAAGATGGGTTAAAAAATTGGTCAGGAAGAGGATGCAACATCTGCAGACATGAGTTCACTGCATATGGGAATGTACGGCCTTTAAATGGCAGCTATTTCGCTTCTGCAACTGGACGGGTTCACAATTGGAATGGCATCCAGCAAGAGATCACGGGCAGGGTGCAGCGGAAAGTTCTTTATGAGATCAGTTCTGCTGTTCGAATATTTGGGAGTGCCAATGATACTGAAGTGCGTGCTACTCTGTGGGTACAAGAATATGGTCGTGAGCGATATGTGGGACTTGCCAAGTAAGTTGTTTTTGTTTCTTGTTCTCTGTTGACAATGCTCTTTTTAGGAGCCAATGACATTATTATCTTACTATTTCTTTTTCTATAATCAAAGAAACCAGGCTTCTGATAAGCAGTGGACACATCTGAAAGGAAAGTTCCTCCTTCATGCTCCCTTTACCCAAGCTGTTATTTTCATAGAAGGGCCTCCTGCTGGAATTGACATTCTTGTAGATGGTCTTGTCTTATCTCCAGCAAGAAAGCTACAAGCTGCACCGTGCCCAAAAATTGAGGTTTGTAGGCTAATGGCTTCCAGTCTGAGATTATTTGCTTAGGAATGATCCTGACTCTTGAGACTTCTGAAACCTTTATTTTTGTTATAACTTTCATCTACCATGATACTGTAAAAGTGTCCTCTCTAATTCAAGAATATTTACTAAATGTTTCAGAATGTTCTGTATGGAACTAATCTATTGCACAATAATGCCTTCACTCGTGGGCTTGCTGGGTGGAGTCCTATGGGTTCATGTCGATTGAGTATCCAGACTGAAGCACCCCATATGCTATCTTCTATCTTGAAGGACCGTGCAAGTCAGAAGCATATAAGTGGTCGTTATATCCTTGCCACGAACCGCACAGATGTTTGGATGGGTCCTTCTCAGGTCATAACTGATAAACTAAGGTTGCATGTCACTTACAGAGTATCGTCTTGGGTACGAGTTGGGTCTGGAGGACATGGACGTCACCATGTAAATGTCTGTCTTGCTGTGGATAACAACCAATGGGTCAATGGCGGGCAAGTGGAAGCTGATGGGGATCAATGGTATGAAATCAAAGGAGCATTCAAGCTTGAAAAGCAGCCATCCAAAGTTACTGCATATGTTCAAGGCCCTCCTCCAGGTGTTGATCTCAGAGTCATGGACTTTCAAATATATCCAGTCGACAGAAAAGCACGGTTTGAGTATCTGAAGGAGAAAACAGACAAGGTAAACTTTAATGCACTTCACGTTTTAGATGTGAGTTCTTCCAATTCATATGTGGCCGTGCGTGATCCAACCATTATTTTCAACAGTGGTGATTTTTTTGCTTTGTTattagtgtaaatttcacataaTTGCAGAAAAGCACATATTTCATGGACGGTTGCAATCAATGTCATTTTTATACATTCATAAAGTTTCACAAAACCCTATCATAACCAAATAATGGCTTAGCTGCCCTTAATCTGCTCAACTTTTTTTATTGGAATTAAGTTTGTGATATAGTAATCCTTGAAGGTGGTGGTATTGGTATGAAACATTTTGATAACTTAATGCTCGGTGTCACTAGCTAAGAAATTTCGAATTTATGAAGGCTTAGAGCATGAAACTTACCATAGCCAAAAAAACTGGGGTTTTGTGGAACTAAACCTCCAGTTTGCTAAATTTATACTATATGAACTTTCTCGATTCTGCTGACAGGTGAGAAAGCGTGATGTTGTTCTTAAGTTCCAAGGATCAAATGCAGTGAATCTTTTAGGTTCATCTGTGAGGATACAACAGACCGAGAATAGCTTTCCATTTGGATCATGCATTGCGAGACACAACATAGAGAATGAGGATCTTGCTGAGTTTTTTGTGAAGAACTTCAACTGGGCTGTATTTGAGAATGAATTGAAATGGTACCATACAGAAGCAGAACAAGGGCGGCTTAATTATAAAGATTCTGATGAGTTGCTTGAATTTTGCGAGAAACATAAGATACAGGTTCGTGGCCACTGTTTATTCTGGGAAGTAGAAGACGCTGTCCAACCTTGGGTTCGGTCATTGCAAGGCCACCGCTTAATGGCTGCCATCCAAAATCGTTTGCAAAGCCTGTTGTCAAGGTACAAAGGTCGATTTAGACATCACGATGTAAACAATGAGATGCTACATGGGTCTTTCTATGAAGACAGATTGGGAAGGGACATTAGAGCTTACATGTTCAGAGAAGCACATAAGCTTGATCCTTCTGCTGTCCTGTTTGTTAACGATTATAACGTCGAAGATGGATGTGACACAAAATCTACCCCTGAGAAATTCGTTGAACAGGTAGTTGATCTCCAAGAACGGGGTGCCCCAGTTGGTGGGATCGGTGTGCAAGGTCATATCAGCCATCCAGTGGGAGAAATCATATGCGATTCCCTGGACAAGCTCGCCATACTAGGTCTCCCGATCTGGATTACTGAATTGGATGTCACAGCAGAGAATGAACACATACGAGCTGATGATCTAGAGGTGTTCCTCCGCGAAGCATTTGCACATCCTGCTGTTGGGGGAATCATCCTCTGGGGATTCTGGGAGATGTTTATGTTTCGAGAGCACGCGCATCTGGTCGATGCTGATGGGACAATCAACGAGGCTGGCAGAAGGTACCTTGCTCTCAAACAAGAGTGGCTGACCCGTATGAACGGTAATGTCGATCGCCAAGGAGAGTTTAAGTTCAGAGGATACCATGGTTCGTACACGGTGGAAATGGACACGCCTTCAGGCAAGGTAGCTAGATCGTTTGTCGTTGATAAGGATAGCCCGGTTCAGGTGATCACTCTGAATGTTTAATGTGTGGGAAATCATGCACGTGTCCTGTATTCTAGCGAGGTACTGAGGTGTTGAACACCAAGAGTTTCGTAGCTGATGCCACGCCTTCAGAGTATAGAAAAGGAGTGTTAAAATATTTCACTTTTATTCTCCGTTCTAATTTTTTTTGTGTGATTAAAACGAGTTATTTACATTAACATACGGGGCAGAATCTGGACAAAACCTTGCGCAAGAACATTAACTGGACATTTGGACATCCATACCGAGCGAACGATTGGGTTTTATTTC
This window contains:
- the LOC136530429 gene encoding endo-1,4-beta-xylanase 1-like isoform X3, which produces MSEFMGKFMSPLEFRSLSNLRRRGLLPTIFLLQVLTRILASQERWEKMEGSFNLTTLPRRLVFYLEGPPPGVDLLIDSVTISYKKTEGSASSIRGTENIILNYDFSKGLHPWNPICCHAYVASQWSGFLDGIRGNSGENYAVVSKRTEHWQGLEQDITNQVSTGTAYVVSAFVRVDGNVQGQVEVKGTLRLQNADGSTHYNPVGSVVASKEKWNKLEGSFSLTNMPKNVVFYLEGPPAGVDLVIDSVTITCSRHKQSKEVKVPSGAETIIKNPHFEDGLKNWSGRGCNICRHEFTAYGNVRPLNGSYFASATGRVHNWNGIQQEITGRVQRKVLYEISSAVRIFGSANDTEVRATLWVQEYGRERYVGLAKNQASDKQWTHLKGKFLLHAPFTQAVIFIEGPPAGIDILVDGLVLSPARKLQAAPCPKIENVLYGTNLLHNNAFTRGLAGWSPMGSCRLSIQTEAPHMLSSILKDRASQKHISGRYILATNRTDVWMGPSQVITDKLRLHVTYRVSSWVRVGSGGHGRHHVNVCLAVDNNQWVNGGQVEADGDQWYEIKGAFKLEKQPSKVTAYVQGPPPGVDLRVMDFQIYPVDRKARFEYLKEKTDKVRKRDVVLKFQGSNAVNLLGSSVRIQQTENSFPFGSCIARHNIENEDLAEFFVKNFNWAVFENELKWYHTEAEQGRLNYKDSDELLEFCEKHKIQVRGHCLFWEVEDAVQPWVRSLQGHRLMAAIQNRLQSLLSRYKGRFRHHDVNNEMLHGSFYEDRLGRDIRAYMFREAHKLDPSAVLFVNDYNVEDGCDTKSTPEKFVEQVVDLQERGAPVGGIGVQGHISHPVGEIICDSLDKLAILGLPIWITELDVTAENEHIRADDLEVFLREAFAHPAVGGIILWGFWEMFMFREHAHLVDADGTINEAGRRYLALKQEWLTRMNGNVDRQGEFKFRGYHGSYTVEMDTPSGKVARSFVVDKDSPVQVITLNV
- the LOC136530429 gene encoding endo-1,4-beta-xylanase 1-like isoform X1; the protein is MRRRCGWLSSLFRPRRAGRALPQPDPQGPDSEPKAVDKLSASDKVVMENILSNSDFSEGLHLWQPNSCHAFVAVEGSGYHYGVRPHSGSTYAVLTHRTQSWQGLEQDITEKVTLGTEYFVAAYVRVHGEVHEPIGVQVTLKLEEEGSSTNYLSIARILASQERWEKMEGSFNLTTLPRRLVFYLEGPPPGVDLLIDSVTISYKKTEGSASSIRGTENIILNYDFSKGLHPWNPICCHAYVASQWSGFLDGIRGNSGENYAVVSKRTEHWQGLEQDITNQVSTGTAYVVSAFVRVDGNVQGQVEVKGTLRLQNADGSTHYNPVGSVVASKEKWNKLEGSFSLTNMPKNVVFYLEGPPAGVDLVIDSVTITCSRHKQSKEVKVPSGAETIIKNPHFEDGLKNWSGRGCNICRHEFTAYGNVRPLNGSYFASATGRVHNWNGIQQEITGRVQRKVLYEISSAVRIFGSANDTEVRATLWVQEYGRERYVGLAKNQASDKQWTHLKGKFLLHAPFTQAVIFIEGPPAGIDILVDGLVLSPARKLQAAPCPKIENVLYGTNLLHNNAFTRGLAGWSPMGSCRLSIQTEAPHMLSSILKDRASQKHISGRYILATNRTDVWMGPSQVITDKLRLHVTYRVSSWVRVGSGGHGRHHVNVCLAVDNNQWVNGGQVEADGDQWYEIKGAFKLEKQPSKVTAYVQGPPPGVDLRVMDFQIYPVDRKARFEYLKEKTDKVRKRDVVLKFQGSNAVNLLGSSVRIQQTENSFPFGSCIARHNIENEDLAEFFVKNFNWAVFENELKWYHTEAEQGRLNYKDSDELLEFCEKHKIQVRGHCLFWEVEDAVQPWVRSLQGHRLMAAIQNRLQSLLSRYKGRFRHHDVNNEMLHGSFYEDRLGRDIRAYMFREAHKLDPSAVLFVNDYNVEDGCDTKSTPEKFVEQVVDLQERGAPVGGIGVQGHISHPVGEIICDSLDKLAILGLPIWITELDVTAENEHIRADDLEVFLREAFAHPAVGGIILWGFWEMFMFREHAHLVDADGTINEAGRRYLALKQEWLTRMNGNVDRQGEFKFRGYHGSYTVEMDTPSGKVARSFVVDKDSPVQVITLNV
- the LOC136530429 gene encoding endo-1,4-beta-xylanase 1-like isoform X2 codes for the protein MENILSNSDFSEGLHLWQPNSCHAFVAVEGSGYHYGVRPHSGSTYAVLTHRTQSWQGLEQDITEKVTLGTEYFVAAYVRVHGEVHEPIGVQVTLKLEEEGSSTNYLSIARILASQERWEKMEGSFNLTTLPRRLVFYLEGPPPGVDLLIDSVTISYKKTEGSASSIRGTENIILNYDFSKGLHPWNPICCHAYVASQWSGFLDGIRGNSGENYAVVSKRTEHWQGLEQDITNQVSTGTAYVVSAFVRVDGNVQGQVEVKGTLRLQNADGSTHYNPVGSVVASKEKWNKLEGSFSLTNMPKNVVFYLEGPPAGVDLVIDSVTITCSRHKQSKEVKVPSGAETIIKNPHFEDGLKNWSGRGCNICRHEFTAYGNVRPLNGSYFASATGRVHNWNGIQQEITGRVQRKVLYEISSAVRIFGSANDTEVRATLWVQEYGRERYVGLAKNQASDKQWTHLKGKFLLHAPFTQAVIFIEGPPAGIDILVDGLVLSPARKLQAAPCPKIENVLYGTNLLHNNAFTRGLAGWSPMGSCRLSIQTEAPHMLSSILKDRASQKHISGRYILATNRTDVWMGPSQVITDKLRLHVTYRVSSWVRVGSGGHGRHHVNVCLAVDNNQWVNGGQVEADGDQWYEIKGAFKLEKQPSKVTAYVQGPPPGVDLRVMDFQIYPVDRKARFEYLKEKTDKVRKRDVVLKFQGSNAVNLLGSSVRIQQTENSFPFGSCIARHNIENEDLAEFFVKNFNWAVFENELKWYHTEAEQGRLNYKDSDELLEFCEKHKIQVRGHCLFWEVEDAVQPWVRSLQGHRLMAAIQNRLQSLLSRYKGRFRHHDVNNEMLHGSFYEDRLGRDIRAYMFREAHKLDPSAVLFVNDYNVEDGCDTKSTPEKFVEQVVDLQERGAPVGGIGVQGHISHPVGEIICDSLDKLAILGLPIWITELDVTAENEHIRADDLEVFLREAFAHPAVGGIILWGFWEMFMFREHAHLVDADGTINEAGRRYLALKQEWLTRMNGNVDRQGEFKFRGYHGSYTVEMDTPSGKVARSFVVDKDSPVQVITLNV